Below is a window of Prosthecochloris sp. GSB1 DNA.
GAGGTTGTTCTGCAGGGACGGGTTCGGCGAGAGCGTCATCCACTCCTTCCAGTCGCCGCCGCCGTAGCCGGTTTCTTCGAGGAGCTCCCGTCTGGCGGCTTCGAGCAGCGTTTCTCCGGGTCTGTCGTGGACGCCGGCCGGAAGCTCGAACGAGATCCGGCCGAGTCCGTGGCGGTACTGGCGGATCAACACGATCTCACCGGCCGTCGTTTCGGCTATGACGTTGATCCAGGGATCATGCTCCCAGACATGGAAATCGTCGATGACCCTGCCGTTCGACAGCCGCACGCTGTCCCTGCGCATGGTCAGCCACGGTCTCCGGTGCAGGTAGTGCGATTCGATGACCGTCCAGGGTTCGGGATCGTTCGGGAAGCTCATGGTCATGCCCTCATTCTGGGATCGAGCGCGTCGCGGACACCGTCTCCGATAAGGTTGAAGCAGACGACGGTCGTCAGGATGGCGATACCCGGAAACGTGGATATCCACCAGTGGTTGAGCAGATTGTCCCGTCCTTCGTTGATGATGTTTCCCCAGCTCGCCGTCGGCGGCTGGACGCCGAGGCCGAGGAACGAAAGGCCGGCCTCGGTAAGGATGATGCTGCCGATTCTGAGGGTCGCGGCCACGATTACCGGCGTGAGCGTGTTCGGGATGAGGTGGCGGAAGATAATGCGCGGGTTTGAGAGTCCGAGCGATCGCGCGGCCAGGATAAACTCCTGCTCCTTGAGCGAGAGCACCTGGCTGCGCACGATACGCGCAACACCCATCCAGCCGGTGAAGGAGAGCGTGATGACGATGAGGAATATCGAGTTGCCGAACGTGGCGATGATGATAAGGATGAGAAACAGGGCAGGGAAGGCTATGAGCACGTCCACCGTACGCATGAGCACGGTGTCGACGAAGCCGCCGAAGTAGCCCGAGGAAACGCCGACTACCGTACCGAGCGTGACCGATATCAGTACGACGAGAAATCCGATCGAGAGCGATATGCGGGAGCCGTAAATGACCCTGCTCAGGATGTCGCGTCCGTACTGGTCGGTGCCGAGGATGAAGGAGCGGGTGACGACACGCTCCGGCGCGAGCCTGTCGAGGGGCATGCTTTTGCGCCTCGGGCCCTGGTCGTAGACGACCTTGTTTCCTTCTATGGCGTAGCTGTCGACGAAACTGAGCTTGTGCGGTTCGTCCCGGGTCTTGAGTGCCTGGAAATCGCCGATCAGGCTGTTGGTGAGTCTGTCGGCCGTCGTGTTTCCCTCCCGGAGCGGTATGGTCACTCCTTTGCGTTCGTCGAGCACCAGGGCGTCGAGCCTTGTGAGAGGCCCTTTGTAGGCCGTTACCAGAAAGTCCTGTTGTTCGAACGGATTGAAAGGGGAGAGCAGGGGCGCAAGAAAGGCTACGGAATAGAGCGCGAACACCACCACCGATGCATAGAGGGCGATGGTATGTTTTTTGAACGAACGCCAGCCGATTTCCCTTAGGCTCAGCTCGTCGTCGGCGTCTTTTTTCCTTTCGCCGGCTTTCGCCTTGCGCAGCGCGGATGAAGAAAAACGAAGCAGCAGAAGCGGTACGAGCAGCGCGTAGAGGGAGGCTATCCAGAATTCGAGGATTTCGGTCGTGAAAATCTGCCCGAAGCTTTGCGGTGAAACCGCGAGCAGCGCGAGGCCGGAGAAGAGGGAGCGGAAACTTATGAAGAGCAGTTCATGCCGCCACAGGATGACACCGAGGAAAAAGACGAAAGAAAGCAGAAAGAAGAACCCCGACCCTTTTCTGCCCATGCGCAAGAGACCCAGGCCGGGCAGGGCCAGATCGGCCGGATGGAGCTTTCCCGTTTCGTTCACGTGGTTCTGCAAGGTTGCGTTACGGAGTCTGGGCAGGATGAAGAAGGATACAAAAAAAGCTGCTTTTCGTAAAAAGCAGCTTTTTCTTTTCGGCGCCTGACAGGTACGGTTATTATTCCGCCGGGGTTTCCTCTTCTTCAGTCTCTTCCGCTGTCGGCTCTTCGGCCTTTCTCGGCGCGAGAATGGAAACGACGGGAGTATCAGGCTCTCCCGTTATTTCGAACTTGCCTTCATGGGACTCCGTCGGGATTTCTCTGATATGCATCGTCTGGCCGAGTTCGAGGCTCGAGACGTCGATGGTGATGTGCTCGGGAATATTCGACGGTATGCCCTTGACGGTAAGCGAGTGCTGGATGATCTGCATTTTACCGCCTTCGACCACGCCCCGGGCTTCACCGGTAAAGCTGGTCGGGACCTCCATTTCGAGAACCTCTCCGGCGGAGAAGAACTGGAAGTCGGCGTGAATGGCCTTGTCGGTCAGCGGATCGAACTGTACGTCCTTGATGAAGGAGCGTTTCGATTTGCCGTCGGGGAAGTGGAGGTCGATGATATGCGACTCGGCTGAATGAATCAGTTTTTCGAGCGCCAGGTTCTCCACGCTGACGTGAAGGGTCTCTTCGCCTTTGTGGTAGACGACGGCCGGTACCCTGCCGGCGTTAAGGAGTTTCGCGGCTTCTTTCTTTTTGCATTCGCGAGGCTCGACCTTGAGTACGATAGTTTCCATTGCTATTCCTTGATCTCTTTTATCGCTTTGGTATGGTTGTTGGTTGCTTTTGGAAGATTCTTGCTGTCGAAAAGACAGCTGACGGAATCGTCGTCGGAAATTCTCTTGATGGCTTCGCCGAAGAGATTGCTGACCGTGACCGTCTCCAGCCTGGGCGAGGGCGCGTGGCCCGTGACGACGGAGTCCGTTATGATGACTTTTTCCAGCACCGAGCCGTCGATGCGCTCGATTGCCGGACCTGAAAGAATGCCGTGCGTCGCGGCTGCGTAGACCTTCTGGCCTCCGGCTTCCTGTATTGCTTTGGCGGCGTTGACGAGCGTGCCCGCGGTGTCGATCATGTCGTCGACAAGCAGGACGTTCTTCCCCCTGACGTCACCGATGATGTTCATGACTTCCGCGACGTTGGCTTTCGGGCGCCGTTTGTCTACGATCACGAGGTCGGTGCCGAGAGCTTCGGCAAAAGCCCTGGCCAGCTTGACGCCGCCCACGTCGGGCGAGGCCACGACGAGGTT
It encodes the following:
- a CDS encoding NUDIX hydrolase; this encodes MTMSFPNDPEPWTVIESHYLHRRPWLTMRRDSVRLSNGRVIDDFHVWEHDPWINVIAETTAGEIVLIRQYRHGLGRISFELPAGVHDRPGETLLEAARRELLEETGYGGGDWKEWMTLSPNPSLQNNLSHTFLATGVEKKGPQHLDATEEITVHLVCRERLAEIIDAGDILQALHAAPIIRYLCSSLPETREGGRA
- a CDS encoding ABC transporter permease, which translates into the protein MGRKGSGFFFLLSFVFFLGVILWRHELLFISFRSLFSGLALLAVSPQSFGQIFTTEILEFWIASLYALLVPLLLLRFSSSALRKAKAGERKKDADDELSLREIGWRSFKKHTIALYASVVVFALYSVAFLAPLLSPFNPFEQQDFLVTAYKGPLTRLDALVLDERKGVTIPLREGNTTADRLTNSLIGDFQALKTRDEPHKLSFVDSYAIEGNKVVYDQGPRRKSMPLDRLAPERVVTRSFILGTDQYGRDILSRVIYGSRISLSIGFLVVLISVTLGTVVGVSSGYFGGFVDTVLMRTVDVLIAFPALFLILIIIATFGNSIFLIVITLSFTGWMGVARIVRSQVLSLKEQEFILAARSLGLSNPRIIFRHLIPNTLTPVIVAATLRIGSIILTEAGLSFLGLGVQPPTASWGNIINEGRDNLLNHWWISTFPGIAILTTVVCFNLIGDGVRDALDPRMRA
- a CDS encoding 50S ribosomal protein L25/general stress protein Ctc; this encodes METIVLKVEPRECKKKEAAKLLNAGRVPAVVYHKGEETLHVSVENLALEKLIHSAESHIIDLHFPDGKSKRSFIKDVQFDPLTDKAIHADFQFFSAGEVLEMEVPTSFTGEARGVVEGGKMQIIQHSLTVKGIPSNIPEHITIDVSSLELGQTMHIREIPTESHEGKFEITGEPDTPVVSILAPRKAEEPTAEETEEEETPAE
- a CDS encoding ribose-phosphate pyrophosphokinase, producing MAKPIKIFAGRSNTALAEKIADYLGTSLCNAKVENFSDGEISVNYFESIRGSDMFIIQSTNPPADNLMELLIMIDAARRSSAARITAVIPYYGYARQDRKDRPRVAITAKLVANLLTKAGAHRILTMDLHAAQIQGFFDIPFDHLYSSVVLIDHIRNMDVAENLVVASPDVGGVKLARAFAEALGTDLVIVDKRRPKANVAEVMNIIGDVRGKNVLLVDDMIDTAGTLVNAAKAIQEAGGQKVYAAATHGILSGPAIERIDGSVLEKVIITDSVVTGHAPSPRLETVTVSNLFGEAIKRISDDDSVSCLFDSKNLPKATNNHTKAIKEIKE